A stretch of the Arachis stenosperma cultivar V10309 chromosome 6, arast.V10309.gnm1.PFL2, whole genome shotgun sequence genome encodes the following:
- the LOC130932377 gene encoding omega-6 fatty acid desaturase, endoplasmic reticulum isozyme 2, with the protein MGAGGRTSVPPSNRTVEADYAKRVPHEKPPFSLSQVKKAIPPHCFQRSVIRSFSYVVYDLTIAFCLYYAATNYFHKLSSPLFYLAWLLYGAVQGCILTGVWVIAHECGHHAFSDYQWLDDTVGLVLHSGLLVPYFSWKYSHRRHHSNTGSLDRDEVFVPKKKSSIAWWSKYLNNPLGRVLTLTITLTLGWPLYLAFNVSGRPYDRFACHYDPYGPIYSDRERLQIYISDAGVLAVSYGLIRLVMAKGLAWVVAVYGVPLLVVNGFLVLITYLQHTHPALPHYDSSEWDWLRGALATVDRDYGILNKVFHNITDTHVAHHLFSTMPHYHAMEATNAIKPILGEYYRFDGTPFFKAMWREAKECLYVESDQGAQNKGVFWYNNKL; encoded by the coding sequence ATGGGAGCTGGCGGCCGAACCTCTGTTCCTCCTTCAAACAGGACGGTCGAGGCTGACTACGCCAAGCGAGTTCCGCATGAAAAACCTCCCTTCAGTCTCAGCCAAGTCAAGAAGGCCATCCCACCTCACTGTTTTCAGCGTTCTGTTATCCGCTCATTCTCCTATGTTGTCTATGATCTCACCATAGCCTTTTGCCTCTACTATGCCGCCACCAATTACTTCCACAAACTCTCttctcctttattttacttGGCCTGGCTTCTCTATGGGGCTGTCCAAGGTTGCATCCTTACCGGTGTTTGGGTCATCGCGCACGAATGTGGCCACCATGCATTCAGTGATTATCAATGGCTTGATGATACAGTTGGCCTTGTTCTCCACTCTGGCCTCTTGGTCCCTTACTTTTCATGGAAATACAGCCACCGTCGCCACCACTCCAACACCGGTTCCCTTGACAGGGATGAAGTCTTTGTGCCAAAGAAGAAGTCTAGTATTGCATGGTGGTCTAAGTACCTTAATAACCCACTAGGAAGAGTCCTCACACTCACTATTACCCTCACCCTCGGTTGGCCACTTTACTTGGCTTTTAATGTCTCGGGAAGGCCTTACGATAGGTTTGCTTGCCACTATGACCCATATGGTCCAATCTACTCCGATCGCGAACGACTTCAAATATACATATCAGATGCTGGAGTGCTTGCAGTTTCCTATGGTCTTATCCGTCTTGTCATGGCAAAAGGCCTTGCCTGGGTTGTGGCTGTTTATGGTGTTCCATTGCTAGTGGTCAATGGATTCTTGGTGTTGATCACATATTTGCAGCACACTCACCCTGCATTGCCACATTACGATTCATCCGAGTGGGACTGGTTGAGGGGAGCATTGGCGACCGTGGACAGAGACTATGGAATCCTGAACAAGGTCTTCCATAACATCACTGACACACATGTGGCACATCACTTGTTCTCCACAATGCCGCATTACCATGCAATGGAGGCTACAAATGCAATAAAACCAATTTTGGGAGAGTATTATCGGTTCGATGGGACTCCATTTTTCAAGGCAATGTGGAGAGAGGCGAAAGAGTGTCTCTATGTTGAGTCGGACCAGGGTGCTCAGAATAAAGGTGTATTCTGGTACAACAATAAGTTGTGA